In Mycobacterium sp. 050128, one genomic interval encodes:
- a CDS encoding acyl-ACP desaturase, whose product MPAELTDLQLLHELEPVVEKYLNRHLSMHKPWNPHDYIPWSDGKNFYALGGQDWDPEQSKLSDLAQVAMVQNLMTEDNLPSYHREIAMNFGLDGPWGTWVNRWTAEENRHGIALRDYLVVTRAVDPVELEKLRIEVVNRGFSPGQNHQVRADLFADSLFDSVIYVTFQELATRISHRNTGKACNETIADQLLGRISADENLHMIFYRDVSEAGFEANPNQAMKSLHKILRNFQMPGYQVPEFRRKAVFIAVGGVYDPRIHLDEVVMPVLKKWRIFEREDFTGQAAALRDDLALLIKELEEACDKFEVSKQRQLDRELRTGKRTTASELHQTAGKLVMSRR is encoded by the coding sequence GTCGAGAAGTACCTGAACCGGCATCTGAGCATGCACAAGCCGTGGAATCCGCACGACTACATCCCGTGGTCGGATGGCAAGAACTTCTACGCGCTCGGCGGGCAGGACTGGGACCCGGAGCAGAGCAAGCTCTCCGACCTCGCTCAGGTGGCGATGGTGCAGAACCTGATGACCGAGGACAATCTGCCCTCCTATCACCGCGAGATCGCGATGAACTTCGGACTCGACGGCCCCTGGGGTACCTGGGTCAACCGCTGGACCGCCGAAGAGAACCGGCACGGCATCGCGCTGCGCGACTACCTGGTGGTGACGCGCGCGGTCGATCCCGTCGAATTGGAGAAACTGCGCATCGAGGTCGTCAACCGGGGCTTCAGCCCGGGCCAGAACCACCAGGTTCGAGCCGACCTGTTCGCCGATAGCTTGTTCGATTCGGTCATCTACGTCACGTTCCAGGAACTGGCCACCCGGATCTCGCACCGCAACACCGGTAAAGCCTGCAACGAGACGATCGCCGACCAGTTGCTGGGCAGGATCTCGGCCGACGAGAACCTGCACATGATCTTCTACCGCGATGTCAGCGAGGCCGGGTTCGAGGCCAATCCCAACCAGGCGATGAAGTCGCTGCACAAGATCCTGCGCAACTTCCAGATGCCGGGCTATCAGGTGCCCGAGTTCCGCCGCAAGGCCGTGTTCATCGCCGTCGGCGGCGTCTACGATCCCCGCATCCACCTCGACGAGGTCGTGATGCCGGTGCTGAAGAAATGGCGCATCTTCGAGCGCGAGGACTTCACCGGTCAAGCAGCCGCATTGCGCGACGACCTTGCCCTGCTGATCAAGGAACTCGAAGAGGCCTGCGACAAGTTCGAGGTGTCCAAGCAGCGCCAGCTCGATCGGGAACTCCGTACCGGCAAGAGGACCACCGCAAGCGAACTGCACCAAACCGCGGGCAAGCTCGTGATGAGCCGGCGGTAA